AAATAGTGTCCCCATGTGAATGGGTGCACTAAAACTAAAAAATTAAAAAAATAATTTAATATTGGAGGATTAATCAATGATTATTGGTAAAATAAAACAAAGTAATAAGGGTTTGCTCGTAGAGATACAAAAGTGGGGCCGCTATTTTTTGTGTTTACATTACTATACAAGCTTATTTAAGAAACTCGAATTTAATGCTTTTGATATAAATGCAGCATATTACAGGTTTTTAGGACTAGGATATATTAGGAGTATCGCAAGATATGAAACTTCTAGTTATTTTGGATCTTCAAATGAGTTTGAAATTAGCGAGGTTAAAATTAAGGGTGTTAATGGATTTCACTTTATTGCTACAAAAGAACAAGAGATATTATATGATTCACTTGATTTAAAACCGCGTGGAAAAGAATTTAAGGTAACTTTAAAACGTATCTTTAAGTTTAGATAGTTTGTACTATAGTTTAAACTATTTTTTATACATTTATATGCTTGAATTTTGTTTGCAGAAGAGAGTTCGTAGATATTATCAATTTCATGAGTTGAAGAGTATTTCATAAGTTCTTTAATTTGAAAAGAATTATAACCATTGGCTGGCTTTCAAATTTGAAATAAATAAATTTCTACATAAATGAAGTGATTTATTTGCTTTAAATCCTGATTTTTTAAGAAGATTTTTGAATTTTCTAGAAATATTGATAATACTAATTTGATTGTCTTTAAACTTGTGTTTAGTTTTTTGGAAAAGGTAAGTACGCCTTGTATCAAGATTTTTTTCTTTGAAATGATTTTTGTAAGCTGTTTGAATAGCACCATATTTTTTAGAGTTAATGACAATTTCTCTAATACAAGCGACATTCCTTTTTTATGCTACATTTACTTTTATATTGTAATAAATTTCACCAGTTTTGCTTGATAACTGGGGTAATATCTTGCATTTTTACTTTTTGAATTTCAGTGCCCCTACACCCACTTATTAAAAGCAGATATACGAATCAACCAGATATTGGATCATTTTCTTTTAGTTGTTTAATACATTTTTCAATTAGTTTTCTAGTTTTTGGAGTTATATAAAACTTAGGACTAGGTTTTACATTTTCTTTTTTACTTTTAGTTGAATTTTTTAGCTAATTTTTTAAAATTTTATTTTCATCGACTACTTTTTGATAATCTTTTAATAGTTTAAGTAAAAAATCTGTATCACCGTTATTTAAATTAAGATAATTATTAATGCTCATAAAATCAGCCTCACATAAGTGTTACTTTTAAATTAAGTAAAAGTAATAAAAATAGGTGAAAATTACAATTTACATCGTACCAAAAACTATAAATTTTAGTCAAATTTAGGTACTTCTCATTGCATGCGAAATTTGGAGTGTAGAATAGTTGTAAAGGATATAAGTGGCAATTTTAAAGGGGATCGGATAAGGAAAGATATAATACTTTAACTGATATATAGCAAATACCCTGAAATTTAATTTGTATGTGTTTTGTTATCATTTGTAATGAGTTTGCCATTTACAATGGAGAAATTTTTTGGAGTTGATTCAAATTACATTTGAAGTTTGTTACTATGTAATTCGAAATGTAACAAAATTAATTATTTAAATCTGTAAAAAATTGTAATTATTAGTGTGTTGCGTTAAGCTTAAGATCTATGGAGTAGGAGTAACTTATGAATAAAAAAATGTTTATTATTTGTGCTGTTTTTGCACTGATAATTTCTTGCAAAAATTATGCAAGTGGTGAAGATTTAAAAGGTTTATTGCAAGATTCAAAAAGCTCAGATTCTAAACTTTCTGAATCCGAACAAGATTTAAAAAAACAAGTTAAAGGATTTTTAGATATTTTAGATACAAAAGATTTAAGCTTATTAGATACAAAAGAGATTGAAAACAAGGTTCAAGACTTAAAGGAAAAAATAGGTAAATCGAATTCTAAAAAAACCTCTCTTGTAACATATTTTGACTATGAAGAACTAACAAAACAATTAGGAGAAAAATTTAAAAGTAAAGGAGAATTAAAAAATCAATTCAAGGGGCTTGAAGATATCTTAGAAACGAAAAAAGAAGAAAGAAAAAAAGAATTGGAGAAGGCTAAACAGAAATTTGAAGAGTTTAAAAAACAAGTTGATACTACAACTGGAGTAACTTATGGTAATCAAACTCAAAACCAAGGGAGAGTTGGAGTACAAGCTTGGAATTGCGCTAAAGAATTAGGTTTAAATGTAAGCTATTCTAGTAATACTGGTACTGATACTAATAAATTATCAAAAAAAGTTGTAGATGATGCACTTAGTAAGATTGAAGAAGAACTTAAAAAGTTGGAAAACAAAAAAGAATAAAAAAATTTTTAAAAAAGCGAAAATTATAAAAAACAAGACTAGTTGTTAGTCTTGTTTGTATTTGTATTAACGTATTAATTAAAAAGAAAAGATATAAATGTAAAATCCAATTCATGGCTAAACAGATAAAATCTATAAAGTTGTGAAAATCAAAATACAAACATTATAAGCATAGTAGTTAATAGACATAAGTAAGTTACTAGTTATTGTTAATAATTTGTTAACTTATTGTATTATTTAGAGTAACAATTTGTTAATTTTATTGCTTTAGGGGAATTTTTTTGAAAAAAAATAAAAGGCCTTTTGACGATTATGTTGCATACTTTAGAGAAGGATCTTTAAGTAATAGAGAAATAGCAGCTAAACTAGGGGTTTCTAGAGTAACAATTAGTGAAGATACTTTTGAACACTTTGTAGCACAAACTTTTAGATCAGAAGCTAAAGCTAAAAAAGTTAAGGGAGAATTAGATTTAGAACTTTCTAATTTAGAATTGGGATTTATACGTGCATTCAAGCAATATTCTAGCATTGAACTTGCTAGTATACTTTCTAAAATAGAAGATTTAAGATATGAAATTGAATCTTTAAATAAAAAAAGTGAAAAAGGTATTAATGAAAAAATTAATTCTTTAAAAAGTGAGCTTAATGATCTAATAAAGGAGTGTTCAATAAGAGAAATGGAACTTTATTATGAATGTATGAAAAAACTTGTTGCTGCTCATGAAGTTGAGAGTAAAAGTAGCTACAAAAGTAGTAAAGGATACAAG
This sequence is a window from Borreliella valaisiana VS116. Protein-coding genes within it:
- a CDS encoding DUF261 family protein, which encodes MIIGKIKQSNKGLLVEIQKWGRYFLCLHYYTSLFKKLEFNAFDINAAYYRFLGLGYIRSIARYETSSYFGSSNEFEISEVKIKGVNGFHFIATKEQEILYDSLDLKPRGKEFKVTLKRIFKFR
- a CDS encoding DUF603 domain-containing protein: MKKNKRPFDDYVAYFREGSLSNREIAAKLGVSRVTISEDTFEHFVAQTFRSEAKAKKVKGELDLELSNLELGFIRAFKQYSSIELASILSKIEDLRYEIESLNKKSEKGINEKINSLKSELNDLIKECSIREMELYYECMKKLVAAHEVESKSSYKSSKGYK